The Gorilla gorilla gorilla isolate KB3781 chromosome 23, NHGRI_mGorGor1-v2.1_pri, whole genome shotgun sequence genomic interval GTGGAAAAATGGCAACAATATGGATTCCATGGGTATATTTTATAGAAGAATATGAAGAAAAGCAGCTACCCCTAAACCCATGGCACAAGCTTTTCATGTTAATTCTGTACCCGACGCTTTTCCCACGGGGCCTCCCCTCACTCTGAAATGGCATCCAGGTCCATCTTGCCCTCCACCTCTGCATGGCTCTCCATGCCCCATCGCCTCTCCCAGATCCTAGCACTGGGTCCACACTCTCGCCCTGTCCATTTAGGTTGATGAAGGCAGGCAGTCACCCGGGTGGGCCAGTCTTGCCTGTGGGAGGAACATGCAGTCTCCTGTCTCATGGTTTGAAGTGTGCCAGGAAGCCTGGCCCAGCCCACCTCCCCCTGGAGTCCTTCCCAGGAGGAATAACCCGTAGGTCATTGACTATAAGATGAGTTCGCTCACTGGATCCTTCCTCTCTGATGAGACAGGAAGAAGGTACACAGTGACCGggtaggaggaggagagggagtagAAAGGAGGGATGCGGGTGGCTGGTCCCTGCATTTGCCTGCTTCCCTGCATGGGTGTCCCACTGGCCGCCTCTGCTCACCAGTGTCATGGGATTCTCTCAGAAGATGAAAACAGCCCCTGCTTTTTTGCTAGAGTGGCTGAGCTTTCATGGAAAGGAAGCTGGACCCAAGCAACAGCCGACTACCAAAGGTTGCCTGGAGCAGTGCAGATGTGGGAGGAAGAAGGGCCTTGGTGCACACTGGCTTTTCTTCCTGACTGCAATGTGGCATTGTGCCAGCTACCTCCTCTTTCTGGGCCTCAGGAAAATGGAGAGAAAGCAGCCCTGAAGGTGGCTGTGACGAGGGAAGGGGCAGAGGGCCTGATAGTCAACCACGCGCTATATTTTCCTGTTCTTCCTTAGGGCAAGAACTGCATGGCCAGACTCAGGCAAGGCCTAGGTGTGGGCTGGGCGTTGCCTACACGTGAAGAGATCACTCCGCGTCCCTACTGCACCTGTCACAAAGTGCCTTCTGATATGCCTGGCAAACCAAAATCGGTGCGCGCCAGCTTGCTTCCCTAGAAGACATTTCTAAATATTCATAACatgcttgctcaaatcaatcaccTTATTTTACATCCGCTCCAGGGAGAAATGAAGACATGGTCCTACGTTGTTCTGTAATtattttctatgtaaattttGTTCCTTGTTACAATTATACGTGTCTTAGGGGAAAGGACCATTTCACATGTGTCACCTCATGTGATTCTCACCACAGCCCTGTGATTGCTCCTGTTTTATAAATAATGACATACTTCCAGTTGATGGCCAAAGCCACAGCTAACAAAAGGCAGAGAGAGCTCAGGCTCCCAGGAGCTTCCACTCTCAGACCTTGCCTCCCGGGCTGTCCTGAGTCAAACCCCTGCTTAGCATTTGGCACAGCCAGAAGCAGCAAGCTAGGGTCACAACACAGAGAGGGGCTGTGTAATACTGGCTgcctctgtactaagaaaaaaaatcactgggtgTTTATTTTGGTGCAGACCCAGTGTTCTTGCTTAGACTTAATACTACCCTTCatgttaaaataaaaccaaacaaaaacccatGGCCTTCTTCTTATTCATACGTAAGAATTTGTGCTTCTGGCTGGGGCAAGAGTGATAGAGGAGGGCacagtatttaaaaattagtttctcAAGATGTTCCCCCTTTGGAAAGCTACTCTTAGAAAGAAATgggaagccgggcgtggtggcacacttctgtagtcccagctacgtgggaggctgaggcaggaggattgtttgagcccaggagtttgaggctgcagtgaactatgatggcgccactgcactccagcccgggtgacagagtgagaccctgtctcaaaaagaaagaaaaagaaagaaggaaggaaagaaaagtgagAGAGAGCCTAGGGTGATGAGAAAAAATCGTTCTCACGCTGAGTCCATTAGAGCTGAGCTGGCTGTGCCAACAAAGCATGTCAAGACACTCACCAGCTCCAGGCCACAGCTTCACTGCCTCCCTGAAAAACATGCCAACTGCCTAGAAGGAAAGGGCCAAGGTGTACCCAAAATGTTAACACAAACTTATAAAATAATGGCGAATGTCACAGTGACATTTAAGAATTTTGTAAGGAAACCAGGACAGAAAAGATCTTAAAACAAACCACACAGGAAGCTTGTCACAAGTCtcaagttttttattttcagaacagagtctggttttatttttaaaaagagaaggaaaaaagtgaTAAATGCTAGTGAGGTGCCACTTCCCTCCTTCTTCCAGGCTCTAACCGCCAGCTAGCTCTCTTTCACAAAACCCACGGATGCAGAATCAGGACATGTTAAAATGGAACAGTCTTTAGAGAGGGTctagtctttttaaaataagtaaggaTTTGGGGACTAACAGAGAGGAAGCCCCTGACTTACTGAAATGTTAGGAGCAGGCGGTTCTCGAGATTCTGAGCCCAGGATCCTTTTCTGTGAACCATGCACGTGCTGGCACTGGCCTCAGGAGACAGTGCCCTGCCTTGGCTGTCAGGTCCATGGAGAAATCTCAGGTATGCCCCTTCACTAGGGATGCCCTAGAAAGCAAGGGCAAAGGAAGCTTTAGGGGTCATCGTGACTGGGGCAGGGGAAGTGAGTGCAAGGACTCAAGAAAAACACAGCAGAGGAAGGGACTGACCCTCTGAGCACACAGTGGTTGACCCACATGTGTAAAAGAGGGTGACTGGGGCTGAACTGGGGGCCTGATGTCTGGCAGAATTGGCCAAGTTGCCATCAGCTTCTTGACATATCCAGGGAAGTGGCAGCTCATTGGAACTTATCACAGCCTCCCACCAAAAACCTAACAGTACAGAGATTATACAGTCAGGGAGGCCCAGCAGGAGATGGCCATCCAAACAATAGAAGGGGGGCAGATCAGGGGGCCAGCCAGTGGCTGGCCATGGCTCAGACACAATGTCCTTTCACAGTCACTGAGATTAGGTAGCAGAGAAACAGAGCAAAGCTGGAGAGAGGACATGGGAACAGGGAGCAGCTGTTGGTACCCACCCAGGGCCCAGGCCCCAGAACCTTGAGTACAAtcaaagggagaggagaggagtcagtgggggcaggggaagaaggcagaaaaaaataccaattaAGTGTGAAATCCAGCCAGCTATTGGGCCACATAGGGTGAGGGACTGGAAGCACAGATTGTGCATGGAGTGTAAACATTTTCCCCCGCTGTTCCCTGCTCTGAGAGCATGAGGAGGCTCAAGAGAACTCTGGTCAAGCCTTCTGCCCCTCTCATGTCTGTCTACAAGGGTGTCTTCTGCTCCAAGCCCCCAAAACAGTTGGAAGAGGGGGCTTCAAGCGGGAGGTGGGGGCTTGGCCTGGGTGCTGAGTTAACGGCCAGTGACTTGGCACTTCTGGCCCTCCCTGTGCACTCTGCAGctgtgccaggccctgccccacacccagcccaggaaCCCAAGCCCTTCCTCCGGCCTTCTCTGCTGGGGCTTCACACACCCAGTGCAGAGCAGGGAATGTTCTGCAAGTGCAGCCTGGCTGGCTTCTCTCCCAGCCACCTTTACAGGGAGCATCAGGACCAGGGCTTTCAAGAGCCACAAACTCAAAAGAATGTGAGAGCTGAAATTACCTTCAACCTTAGAGATCACTCATCTAACTTCTACTTTTTTAATGTGAGAAAACAGGcccaggaaataaaaatatgtcactCAAAGCCAATGAGTGACAGAATCAGAACTAGAATCCACATCTTCTGGTAACTCGTCTAGAGTTTATTACACTACATAAAACTTCCCAAACGTaagaagggagaaggggaaaCAAAAATTCTTCAAGTTTCACCCCCACCACATCCTGTTGAGGGTGGAGGGAAGTGAGTATTTCCTGGCCTTGTTAGCTGCTGTCCTCCTGCAcccttaaaatatgtaaaagtacTTATCCTGCCTCAAAGACTGCAAGAGTGACATTCCACACCGACTGTAAGTGCACAGTCCCCGGATGTCTCTTGTCATCACCCTCAATGAGAGGAAGAGGGAAAGTTCTGCAGCCTGCCTTGGCCCTAGTGAGACTCTTAACCAGACCAGAGGTGGGAGGTCACCACCTCACTTTCTGATCTACGCTTCCTAGAGGAAGGACAGGTGGGGAATGGGGCTTCCTATTCCCTTGGGCCCATGGGAGGCCCAACTTCACATCCATCCAGGAACCCCACCAAAGCTATTACTCTAAGCCCAGATCCGACCCAGTCGGCACCAAACCACAGGAAGGATAAGAGTTCTAGGTGCAGAGGGAGGAACAGAGAGAGGCCAAGCCAATGGCTGATACTCCGCAGACCCTGTAATAACACTGGCACCAAACCCCAGCTGGAGCCAGTGGCCATGGCAAATGCAACTTCTGagtattttgtcttcattttttgcAAGCAGCATCAGTGCATGATGCAACAAAAGTTGAAAGCACGGAGGTAGAAATGCTCACTCACCCAACAAAGGGTGCAGTTTGGTCCTTAGAGAATGGATCCCCTCCTCTCCCTGAGCTGAGAAGAGAGGAGCAGTATTGAGGAAGATCCTGGGTGAGATTCTCCCTTCAAGGGGAGTACCtgggcagctcccaggggcccagctcttcctgggAATTCATAGTCACAAATCCAGGCAGAAAAGAGGAGGGTGGTGATAAGTATGGTGTAGGGGGCAGGGCCTCCCCAGATCTCCTACCCATTGCAAAGGGCCACAGGGTGGACACGAGAAAACactacacacacagagacatacactTTGTATCTATCACCTGGAAGAAATCCAATAGACACATCAGTGGAAAGTGGGTTCTGGGTCAATTTCAAGGCATGGGACAATGGCCACTAACCACAGCCTAAAAGAGGCTGGCACTTCTAAGCAAGGGAGAAGGTCCAAAGCCCAGCACCCCTCTCCTCCTAATGGATGGGAATTAGAGTGGAGGTGGGCAAAGCAAGAAGCAGAGGTACCAGCCCCTTGGAGGTCAGGATTGGGGTAGGataggagaagagaggagagggtaAGTGCACCTACCTCCCTCACCGTTAACTGCTGGTCTCCCTCCAAGCCGTCCTCACCCCAGGGGTGCAGAAGGACACCCTGGCCCTTAGCCCTGAAAAGGGTTACCTCTTCCAAATAGACCCTGATCAAATCTAGGTGACAGAAGGTAGAAGACAAGGGGGTTGGGGACTCTCAACCCAAAACCAAGGACCCGTGCCCTTCACCCTCAATTCTGAGAGGCCACAGCCAGGGTGTTGACATAGCCATGAGCACCCCCCTCGTTCTCCGAGATGCAGTGGCCCAGCTGGGAGCCTCCCTGAGGTGGTGGCGGAGGTGGTGGAGGGGCGGAGGGCGGAGCACCGTAGCCCCCTCTGGCCCGACTCGGGGAGGCCCGACTGCCCCGGTCCCAGCAGCCCTCCAGGGCCTCCAGGCCCCGGCAGCCGAGGAAGAAGAGGTTCTTGAGCATGAAGATGGAGAGGGGCTGCTGGTAGCTGACCACCAGGAGGCAGCGCAGCGCCAGCAAGGGCACGTCCACCAGGCAGCCGCCCAGCAGGCGCAGAAGGCGGCTGCAGCTGCCAGGCCCGGAGGCCTGGCCCCAGGATGCAGCCGCTGCGGCCGCGGCGTTGAGCTCGTAGAGCCAGAGCACCGGCGAGGCGAGGGTGAGGAAGTAGACGGCGATAAGCAGGTAGCGCAGGTGCGCGGGCAGCGGCACGCGGCCCTCCAGCATCAGCTCCACCAGCGTGAAGCTGTCGAGCAGGTCCAAGCACGTGCCCAGGAAGCATCCGGCCGCGCGGTGCCGCTGGGGCTGCAGCAGCAGGGGTCCTGCCGATCCCGGGGGCGCGCCCGCCTCGCTGATGGCCCGCACCAAGCTGTAGAGCAGGGGCACCGACAGCGCCATGGTGAGACGGAAGCCCGTGGTGCCGAAGGGCGCGCGTAGCTCGATGAGGTCTAGGATGGACGTGCCCAGGATCAGCACCACCTTGGGAGTGAAGGCGATGGAGTAGATAAGCCAGGCCAGGTAGGCGAAGGCGAACTCGCCCGCTGCCGCGGCCGCCCCCAGGCCGCCCCCCGCGCCGCCGGCGCCCCCGCGGGCTCCGCGTGCCTTTGCCCCAGCGGTAGCGGCCGAGGGGGCGGGCAGATGCAGGGGCGGCGCGGCGTGGTGGTGGTGCAGGTGGTGGTTGTGCGCGCCGCTGGCTGCGCCGCCCCGACGGCCCCGGCTGTTCTTGGCGAAGAAGATGGCccagcccaccaccaccaccaggtcAGTGGCGATCCAGGAGCACCAGTACAGGTCGGTGACGGCGATGAGGTACAGGTCCAGCAGGCCGCCCTGCGCCAGCAGCAGCACCACGGACAGCGCCTGGTAGCCCCAGCGGCACCTGGGACTGGGGGCGCAGCCGCGGCGCCGACCCCTGCGGCCGGGGCGGTCCGGGCAGCCGCAGCAGCAGCAACACGGGCAGCAGGAGGCGCCGCTGCCGGTCCCGGCGCCGCCCGCGCCCCCCGCCGAGCGGCTCCCGGGGCCCCCGACGGCCCCGGCCGCGGCGCCCCCGCCGAAGTCCGCGGCTGTCATGTTGCAGGAGGAGGTGGgcgtggaggtggaggaggaggtggcggcTGAGGAGGAGAAGGCGACAGGCGCGGGGCCGGCCGGGGCGCCCACCTGAGCCGGCGGCCCCAGGAGCGCGGCGTTGGGCACCAGAGGCTTGCTGACGCTGAGGCTCTCGTCGTCGTCCTCGCGCTCGGCGCCCGTGCTGCTGCTCGGGGAGCCGCCGCCCCCGCCGCGTCTGCCGCCGCCTCCCCCGCGgctggtgctggtgctggtgctGCTGTCGCCGGAGCCTCTCCGGCCGCGGAAGGAGCCCCCGCGGAGGAAGAGGGGCTGCAGCCGGGCGGCTGCCGGGGGCGGCGGGAAGGAACCGGACGCGGAGGAGACCGAGCGAGGGTGGCCGAGCGCCGGGCGCATTGTCCTCCGAGGAGCTCTGGGGCCGCCCAGCTATTCCCTCCCCGCCAACCCCGGGCGGGCGAGGCGGGCTAGGCGGCCGAGGGGAGCCGGGGCCCGCCGCCTCCCCAGCAGTGGGGACTCGCACCTGGGCCGGGCGGCGGCGAGATCCGGACTGGAGCCACTGGACTGGGCGAGCCGGGCCGGGAGGCAAGGAGAGGGGGCAGGCGGTGAACCGAGCGGACCGCGGTGAAGACAGGcgaggcgggggcggggcggggcggggagcgAGTCCCgccgggagggagggaggctggcGGCGGGGAAACCAGGACTGGATTCGAGGGGGAGAGGAAGCAGCGAGACCAGAGGAGGAGAAAGCGCGGCACGCTGGATCAACGGGAAGAGAAGGGGCGGGGGTGCAGTGCGTCACAGTCGGGTCGGGAGCCCGGTGGCCTGGAGGAAGCGGGAGGAGGCGCGGGCAGCCGCCAGGGCGAGGCGAACCGGTGCGGGAGGACTCCCATGGAGCGCGGACTCCTAAGGAAGTCGCTGGGAATCCCACCGGCTGTACCGCAGGGCGTTAGTACCTAGATGGCTTCGGTGCCCCCAAGCGATGGGCTCAAGCTACAGGGCGGGCTTTGCACCTGGCCTTCTCAGCTCTGAGGCAGGCAGTGGGCAGCTTCGCCTCCACCCTCCGTCCAGCGCCCTTCCCATGGGGCCATCCGCCTCTCCCTAAGGCACTAAAAACCAGTGGAGGAGTCAGGCTATGTTGGCAAAAAGGGCTCGGGCAGCAGCCCCAGACCTATAGTCCTAAATATCCATGTACCCAGCCCTGGGGTCACGAGCCATCTCAGGGACGACCCGATTCCAGCGGATGGAGAAGTTCCCTGAAAACACCTGCCTGGGAGGAGAGACGAGGGAACGGGATTGGGCAAGTGGCATCCGCCCAGCGGGCTTCTCAAAGGTTTTTAAAGCAGAATGGGACGTAATAGGAAGATGTGTCTAGCAGAGAGTAAAATAAAGGGGCATTTAGAGGTGTGGGCACCTGGATGAAAACAAAGGCTCCAAAGGGATGATGGTGAGGGTTACAGCCCACCACAGTAGACAGAGACACCAAGGAAGGAATGCAGTCAGTGGCCCTGCGTAGACAGGCTCAGGAGAGAGCACACCAGCTCACCCCAGGACTCATCCAAGGCTGGGGCTGGATGTCGATGCAGCAACTCTGGAAGGCAGAAGGTAGAGTGCTGCCTTTAGGGGTTTAAGGGAGAAGGAAATGACTAGAGCAGTTGGGGCTCAAAAACAATCTGAGGTTCACCAATAATGGAAACATCCCATTCCCAGCCCCATGAAAACAAGGCAGAAAGCTTGCCTGCCCTATTGGCCTCCGCACCCTTGTGGGGCCTGTGGGCTCCCTGATTTCATGACCTTTGAAGCTGCTGCTGCGGGCTCATCTCCCCTAGGTAACAGCTTGCAGCGTGATAACACCATGCAGTGTGAGGGAGCTGTATGCAGTGGAGCCGCAGGGGTTAGTCAGGCCTCGCCCCTAAATCTGCCTCTTAAATAAGAGTCAGTTTCAGCCAAACCTGCCTTTTCCAGTTCCCTGGAGGTCAGTCTGCACAGCCAATCCCTGGTAAATATACAATTTAGAACCTGCACCATCTCCACCTCCCCCCCACACACCACCTTTGGaaagctggcatggtggtgaggGCAGGAGCTCTggggccgccatcccacctgtgCCACTTAACACCTTTGTGGTCTTAGCCTGAATATTTCACCTCAGAATGTTGATCTGTAAAAAGGACCCCAccccagccgggcacggtggctcacgcctgtaatcccagcactttgggaggccgaggcgggcggatcacctgaggtcgggagtttgagaccagcctgaccaacatggagaaaccccatctccactaaaaatacaaaactagccgggcacggtgataatcccagcaatttgggaggcagaggcgggcagatcacctgaggtcaggagtttgagaccagcctggccaacacagtgaaactccgcctctactaataatacgaaaattagccaggggtggtggcacgcacctgtaatcccagctactcgggaggctgaggcaggagaatcgcttgaacccgggaggcagaggttgcagtgagccaagattgtgccattgcactcctgcctgggcaacaagaataaaactccatctcaaaaaaaaaaaaaaaaaaaaaaaaaggacctcaCTCCTACCTTAAGGGATGGTTGTGAGTATGAAGAGAGATCATGTGTGTAATCTCTCTTCGATGACAGAGCCAGTCCCTGGCTCAGAGTCCATGCTCAGTTAAAGGTCTCTGTGTTATCATCATTCCATTAGcccatgccttagcctcccagggaACATCGACTCATAGCAGGCGCCACCAATGGCTGTTTTCTGCCTGGACTCTGAGTTCTGCTCCCCAGTAGCGTTGCACTTTGGTAAGTGCCCAGGAACAAAGCTGCCATGGTTAGGAGCACTGATTCTTGGAGCTGGTCTTCTCAGGCTCACAGTGTGAGACATTCAGGGTGCCAGTTGGGGCCAGGGTCCACCCATGTGGGGCAgggtgagatcaggagttcaagaccagcctgatcaatatggtgttTCACCAATACTCCGTCTGGGgggaaagcaaacaaacaaacacttcaGTCCTACCTGAGgtgctcaaaaataaacaaacaaacaaaaaacctggcc includes:
- the TMEM121B gene encoding transmembrane protein 121B; the protein is MRPALGHPRSVSSASGSFPPPPAAARLQPLFLRGGSFRGRRGSGDSSTSTSTSRGGGGGRRGGGGGSPSSSTGAEREDDDESLSVSKPLVPNAALLGPPAQVGAPAGPAPVAFSSSAATSSSTSTPTSSCNMTAADFGGGAAAGAVGGPGSRSAGGAGGAGTGSGASCCPCCCCCGCPDRPGRRGRRRGCAPSPRCRWGYQALSVVLLLAQGGLLDLYLIAVTDLYWCSWIATDLVVVVGWAIFFAKNSRGRRGGAASGAHNHHLHHHHAAPPLHLPAPSAATAGAKARGARGGAGGAGGGLGAAAAAGEFAFAYLAWLIYSIAFTPKVVLILGTSILDLIELRAPFGTTGFRLTMALSVPLLYSLVRAISEAGAPPGSAGPLLLQPQRHRAAGCFLGTCLDLLDSFTLVELMLEGRVPLPAHLRYLLIAVYFLTLASPVLWLYELNAAAAAAASWGQASGPGSCSRLLRLLGGCLVDVPLLALRCLLVVSYQQPLSIFMLKNLFFLGCRGLEALEGCWDRGSRASPSRARGGYGAPPSAPPPPPPPPQGGSQLGHCISENEGGAHGYVNTLAVASQN